From Paraburkholderia sabiae, a single genomic window includes:
- a CDS encoding 50S ribosomal protein L25/general stress protein Ctc gives MKVIAFERNLQGTGASRRLRNSGKAPGIVYGAGEPQLIEIDHNALWHALKKEAFHSSILDLEVAGKSQQVLLRDVQYHPFRQIILHVDFQRVDAKKKLHTKVPLHFMNQETNPAVKLGGAIISHVINEIEIECLPAALPEFIEVDLVKIEAGQSLHATDIVLPAGVALVAHLVAENPVIVSAPIPAGAQSEEAAAEGEKPAAE, from the coding sequence ATGAAAGTCATCGCTTTCGAGCGTAATCTGCAAGGTACGGGTGCGAGCCGCCGCCTGCGTAACTCGGGCAAGGCCCCGGGTATCGTGTACGGCGCTGGCGAACCGCAACTGATCGAAATCGATCACAACGCGCTGTGGCACGCACTGAAGAAAGAAGCATTCCACTCGTCGATTCTCGATCTGGAAGTGGCAGGCAAGTCGCAACAGGTTCTGCTGCGCGACGTGCAATACCACCCGTTCCGTCAGATCATCCTGCACGTGGACTTCCAGCGCGTCGACGCGAAGAAGAAGCTGCACACGAAGGTGCCGCTGCACTTCATGAATCAGGAAACCAACCCGGCTGTTAAGCTGGGTGGCGCGATCATCTCGCACGTCATCAACGAAATCGAAATCGAATGCCTGCCGGCCGCTCTGCCGGAGTTCATCGAAGTCGATCTGGTGAAGATCGAAGCGGGTCAATCGCTGCACGCAACGGACATCGTTCTGCCGGCTGGCGTCGCACTGGTTGCGCACCTCGTCGCAGAAAACCCGGTGATCGTTTCGGCACCGATTCCTGCTGGCGCACAATCGGAAGAAGCAGCTGCTGAAGGCGAAAAGCCGGCAGCTGAATAA
- a CDS encoding YfhL family 4Fe-4S dicluster ferredoxin codes for MALMITDECINCDVCEPECPNDAISMGPEIYVIDPKKCTECVGHFDEPQCVQVCPVECIPRNPEHLETQEQLMDKYNGLQAAKSA; via the coding sequence ATGGCCCTGATGATTACCGACGAGTGCATCAATTGTGACGTCTGCGAGCCCGAGTGCCCGAACGACGCCATTTCGATGGGCCCGGAAATCTATGTGATCGACCCGAAAAAGTGCACCGAATGCGTTGGCCATTTCGATGAGCCGCAATGCGTGCAGGTATGTCCCGTCGAATGTATTCCGCGCAATCCGGAACACCTGGAGACGCAGGAGCAGTTGATGGACAAGTACAACGGGTTGCAGGCTGCGAAAAGCGCCTGA
- the ftsY gene encoding signal recognition particle-docking protein FtsY produces MFSFFKRFKGSKAPDDTPDASQTDSGADVDMQDVAEPEAPAAPRQQALPDSADAPEFDPNYVPDAADFEDSDDENEANVEIVPPPVPEAAAKRTWLTRLRSGLSKTSSSITGIFVGTKIDEDLYEELETALLMSDAGVDATEYLLETLREKVRAERLTDPQQVKTALRTLLVDLLKPLEKSLTLGHYHPTVMMIAGVNGAGKTTSIGKLAKHMQRFNQSVLLAAGDTFRAAAREQLAIWGERNNVTVVQQESGDPAAVIFDAVGAARARKINVVMADTAGRLPTQLHLMEELRKVKRVVGKAMDGAPHEVLLVIDANTGQNALAQVKAFDDALGLTGLIVTKLDGTAKGGILAAIARQRPVPVYFIGVGEKVEDLQPFSAEEFSDALLG; encoded by the coding sequence ATGTTCAGCTTTTTCAAACGATTCAAGGGTTCCAAGGCGCCCGACGACACGCCTGATGCGTCGCAGACCGATTCCGGCGCCGACGTCGACATGCAGGACGTGGCTGAGCCGGAAGCGCCCGCCGCGCCCCGTCAGCAAGCGCTGCCGGATTCCGCCGACGCGCCCGAGTTCGACCCGAACTACGTCCCCGACGCCGCCGATTTCGAAGATTCGGACGACGAAAACGAAGCGAACGTCGAAATCGTCCCGCCGCCCGTTCCCGAAGCAGCCGCGAAACGCACGTGGCTCACGCGCCTGCGCAGCGGCCTGTCGAAAACGAGTTCGAGCATCACGGGTATTTTCGTCGGCACGAAGATCGACGAAGACCTGTACGAAGAACTCGAAACGGCGCTGCTGATGTCCGACGCGGGCGTCGACGCGACGGAATATCTGCTCGAAACGCTGCGCGAAAAAGTGCGCGCCGAGCGCCTCACCGATCCGCAGCAGGTCAAGACCGCGCTGCGCACGCTGCTCGTCGATCTGCTGAAGCCGCTCGAAAAGTCGCTGACGCTCGGCCACTACCATCCGACCGTGATGATGATCGCGGGCGTCAACGGCGCGGGCAAAACGACGAGCATCGGCAAGCTGGCCAAGCATATGCAGCGCTTCAACCAGTCGGTGCTGCTCGCAGCGGGCGACACGTTCCGCGCCGCCGCGCGCGAACAGCTCGCGATCTGGGGCGAGCGCAACAACGTGACGGTCGTGCAGCAGGAAAGCGGCGATCCCGCGGCGGTGATTTTCGATGCTGTCGGCGCAGCGCGCGCCCGCAAGATCAACGTCGTGATGGCGGACACGGCCGGCCGTCTGCCGACGCAGCTTCATCTGATGGAAGAACTGCGCAAGGTAAAGCGCGTGGTCGGCAAGGCGATGGACGGCGCGCCGCACGAAGTGCTGCTCGTCATCGATGCGAACACCGGTCAGAATGCGCTCGCGCAAGTGAAGGCATTCGACGACGCGCTCGGGCTCACGGGCCTGATCGTGACGAAGCTCGATGGCACGGCGAAGGGCGGCATTCTTGCGGCGATTGCGCGGCAACGTCCTGTGCCCGTGTACTTCATTGGAGTCGGCGAGAAGGTCGAAGACCTGCAACCGTTCAGCGCAGAAGAGTTCTCGGATGCGTTGCTCGGGTGA
- the rsmD gene encoding 16S rRNA (guanine(966)-N(2))-methyltransferase RsmD produces MSRTSPARAKSAPSGRGQAHSIRIIGGDWKRTPLPVIDIDGLRPTPDRVRETLFNWLGQRLDGQRCLDLFAGSGALGFEAASRGAARVLMVERNARAAAQLRANQAKLAAGAIEIAEADALRLAASLAPGSFDIVFIDPPFGEELLGRSLELAAPLVGADGFLYVESGESLDAVEHAALAGWSVVRQGKAGAVHYHLLQRENEE; encoded by the coding sequence ATGTCCCGTACTTCTCCCGCCCGCGCAAAAAGCGCGCCTTCCGGCCGCGGCCAGGCACACTCGATCCGCATTATCGGCGGCGACTGGAAACGCACTCCGCTGCCCGTGATCGACATCGATGGTCTGCGCCCGACGCCCGACCGCGTCCGCGAGACGCTGTTCAACTGGCTCGGCCAGCGGCTCGATGGCCAGCGTTGTCTCGATCTTTTTGCCGGCAGCGGCGCGCTCGGTTTCGAAGCGGCATCGCGCGGCGCGGCCCGCGTGCTGATGGTCGAACGCAACGCGCGCGCGGCGGCGCAGCTGCGGGCGAATCAGGCGAAGCTGGCGGCCGGTGCGATCGAAATCGCCGAAGCCGACGCATTGCGGCTCGCCGCGAGCCTCGCGCCCGGTTCGTTCGACATCGTGTTCATCGATCCGCCGTTCGGCGAAGAACTGCTCGGCCGCTCGCTGGAACTGGCGGCGCCGCTGGTCGGCGCGGATGGCTTCCTCTACGTCGAGTCGGGCGAATCGCTCGACGCCGTCGAACACGCAGCGCTGGCGGGCTGGTCAGTGGTCCGGCAGGGCAAGGCGGGCGCTGTCCACTATCATTTGCTGCAGCGCGAAAATGAGGAATAA
- the ybiB gene encoding DNA-binding protein YbiB, producing MTDSTDTTPFPCARFIKEIGRGPNGARALTPDDTHALYAAMLDGRVSDLELGAILLAYRVKGESADELAAMLTAAHASFAPIDVKHGTHQAVSIPSYNGARKQPNLVPLLALLLAREGVPVLVHGVTEDPGRVTSAEIFAHLNVAPAQTHGDIEAGLANQRVAFAPIETLAPKLARLLSLRRRMGVRNSTHTLVKILQPFAPAGLRLVNYTHPPYRESLTQLFVSHPEAAIGGALLARGTEGEAVADTRRQVQIDWLHDGICETRVAAERSSPDAPEVDLPEGRDAPTTAAWIADVLRGDAPVPAAITRQVELIVEIARKAA from the coding sequence ATGACCGATTCCACCGACACCACGCCATTTCCCTGCGCCCGATTCATCAAGGAAATCGGCCGCGGTCCCAACGGCGCGCGCGCGCTCACGCCGGACGACACGCATGCGCTGTACGCCGCAATGCTCGACGGCCGCGTCTCCGATCTCGAACTGGGTGCGATCCTGCTCGCGTATCGGGTGAAAGGCGAATCCGCCGACGAACTGGCCGCGATGCTGACCGCAGCGCATGCATCGTTCGCACCGATCGACGTGAAGCACGGCACGCATCAGGCGGTGTCGATTCCGAGCTACAACGGCGCGCGCAAGCAGCCGAATCTCGTGCCGCTGCTCGCGTTGCTGCTCGCTCGCGAGGGCGTGCCCGTGCTCGTGCACGGCGTGACGGAAGACCCGGGCCGCGTGACGAGCGCCGAGATCTTCGCGCATTTGAACGTCGCGCCCGCGCAGACGCACGGTGACATCGAAGCGGGCCTCGCGAACCAGCGCGTCGCTTTCGCGCCCATCGAAACACTCGCGCCGAAGCTGGCGCGGTTGCTGTCACTGCGTCGACGGATGGGCGTGCGCAATTCGACGCATACGCTCGTCAAGATTCTTCAGCCGTTCGCGCCGGCAGGCTTGCGGCTCGTGAACTACACGCATCCGCCGTATCGCGAGAGTCTGACGCAACTGTTCGTTTCGCATCCTGAAGCCGCTATCGGCGGTGCGCTGCTCGCCCGCGGCACGGAAGGCGAGGCTGTCGCGGATACGCGCCGCCAGGTGCAGATCGACTGGCTGCATGACGGGATCTGCGAAACGCGCGTGGCCGCCGAGCGCTCGTCGCCGGATGCACCCGAGGTCGATCTGCCCGAAGGCCGCGACGCGCCGACCACGGCAGCATGGATCGCGGACGTCCTGCGCGGCGATGCGCCCGTGCCGGCCGCAATCACGCGGCAGGTCGAACTAATCGTAGAAATCGCGCGGAAGGCCGCCTGA
- the leuA gene encoding 2-isopropylmalate synthase has protein sequence MLRNPAEKYRPFPAVRLTGRKWPTRTIERAPIWMSTDLRDGNQSLIEPMSIAQKTEFFEMLVAIGFKEIEVGFPSASQTDFDFVRKLIDEKRIPDDVTIEVLVQSRADLIARTFEALEGVPRAIVHLYNAICPSFRKIVFNQSPEEVKALAVEGTRIIREHADARPQTHWTYQYSPETFSMTELPFAREVCDAVAQTWRPTRDHKMIVNLPATVEAATPNVYADQIEWMDRNLGYRDSIVLSVHPHNDRGTAVAAAELALMAGADRIEGCLFGNGERTGNVDIVTLAMNLYTQGIDPGLDFSDIDAVRRVVERCNQIPVHPRHPYAGDLVYTAFSGSHQDAIRKGFAQQKADAVWEVPYLPIDPADVGRSYDAVIRVNSQSGKGGSTYLLERGMGFAPPRRVQVEFSHAVQSIADQSGEEVTGDAICTLFAREYFETDGPAQRVNGSTVRWNKREIGVPAMATASIDGHEAYAKAVAQEIAAASKQAVEVTSFETMRTADGRTAVFVGCRVGDQPMRHGVGVAEDEMTAVVDAVVSGVNRAGWPAVDRRVAA, from the coding sequence ATGTTGCGCAACCCTGCCGAGAAATACCGTCCCTTCCCCGCCGTCCGTTTGACCGGGCGAAAGTGGCCCACCCGCACGATCGAGCGCGCGCCGATCTGGATGAGCACCGACTTGCGCGATGGAAACCAGTCGCTGATCGAGCCGATGAGCATCGCGCAGAAGACCGAGTTCTTCGAGATGCTCGTCGCCATCGGATTCAAGGAGATCGAAGTCGGTTTCCCGTCGGCGTCGCAAACCGACTTCGATTTCGTCCGCAAACTCATCGACGAAAAGCGCATTCCCGACGACGTGACCATCGAAGTGCTCGTCCAGTCGCGCGCGGACCTGATCGCGCGCACATTCGAGGCGCTCGAAGGCGTGCCGCGCGCAATCGTCCATCTGTACAACGCGATTTGCCCGTCGTTCCGCAAGATCGTCTTCAACCAGTCGCCGGAAGAAGTGAAGGCGCTGGCCGTCGAAGGCACGCGGATCATTCGCGAGCACGCCGACGCCCGTCCGCAGACGCACTGGACCTACCAGTACTCGCCGGAAACGTTCAGCATGACCGAGTTGCCGTTCGCGCGCGAAGTCTGCGACGCCGTCGCGCAAACGTGGCGTCCCACGCGCGATCACAAGATGATCGTGAACCTTCCCGCCACCGTCGAAGCCGCGACGCCGAACGTGTATGCGGATCAGATCGAATGGATGGACCGCAATCTCGGCTATCGCGACAGCATCGTCTTGTCGGTGCATCCGCATAACGACCGCGGCACGGCCGTCGCCGCCGCGGAACTCGCGTTGATGGCGGGCGCGGACCGCATCGAAGGCTGTCTGTTCGGCAACGGCGAGCGCACGGGCAACGTCGACATCGTCACGCTCGCGATGAATCTCTACACGCAGGGCATCGATCCCGGCCTCGACTTTTCGGACATCGACGCCGTGCGGCGGGTGGTCGAGCGCTGCAACCAGATTCCCGTGCATCCACGCCATCCGTACGCCGGCGACCTCGTCTACACGGCGTTTTCCGGCTCGCACCAGGACGCGATCCGCAAGGGTTTCGCGCAGCAAAAAGCCGATGCCGTCTGGGAAGTGCCCTATTTGCCCATCGATCCCGCCGACGTCGGCCGCAGCTACGACGCCGTGATCCGCGTGAACAGCCAGTCCGGCAAAGGCGGTTCGACCTATCTGCTCGAGCGCGGCATGGGCTTCGCGCCGCCGCGCCGCGTGCAGGTCGAATTCAGCCACGCCGTGCAGTCGATCGCCGACCAGTCCGGCGAGGAAGTGACGGGCGACGCAATCTGCACGCTCTTCGCTCGCGAATACTTCGAAACGGACGGCCCGGCGCAGCGCGTGAACGGCTCGACGGTGCGCTGGAACAAGCGCGAGATCGGCGTGCCGGCGATGGCGACGGCGAGCATCGACGGCCACGAGGCTTATGCGAAGGCCGTCGCACAGGAAATCGCGGCGGCGTCAAAGCAGGCCGTCGAGGTCACGTCGTTCGAAACAATGCGCACGGCGGACGGCCGCACGGCCGTGTTCGTCGGCTGCCGGGTTGGCGATCAACCGATGCGGCACGGCGTCGGCGTCGCGGAAGACGAAATGACGGCTGTCGTCGATGCCGTCGTCAGCGGCGTCAATCGCGCGGGCTGGCCGGCTGTCGATCGCCGGGTCGCGGCGTAA
- the pth gene encoding aminoacyl-tRNA hydrolase, protein MIKLIVGLGNPGAEYTATRHNAGFWLVDQLAREAGTTLRDERRFHGFYAKARLYGEEVHLLQPMTYMNRSGQSVVALAHFFKILPDQILVAHDELDLPPGTVKLKLGGGSGGHNGLKDISAHLSTQQYWRLRIGIGHPRDLIPESARAGAKPDVANFVLKPPRKEEQDVIDASIERALAVMPTVVKGELERAMMQLHRNP, encoded by the coding sequence ATGATCAAGCTGATCGTCGGGCTCGGCAATCCGGGCGCCGAATACACCGCGACCCGTCACAACGCCGGCTTCTGGCTCGTCGACCAACTCGCTCGCGAAGCGGGCACGACGTTGCGCGACGAACGGCGCTTCCACGGCTTCTACGCGAAAGCGCGCCTTTATGGCGAAGAAGTGCATCTGCTGCAACCGATGACGTATATGAACCGCTCGGGTCAATCCGTCGTCGCGCTTGCGCATTTCTTCAAGATTCTTCCGGACCAGATTCTCGTCGCTCACGACGAACTCGATCTGCCGCCTGGCACCGTCAAGCTGAAGCTCGGCGGCGGCAGCGGCGGGCACAATGGCCTGAAGGACATTTCCGCGCATCTGTCGACGCAGCAGTATTGGCGGCTGCGCATCGGCATCGGCCATCCGCGCGATCTGATTCCTGAAAGCGCACGCGCCGGTGCTAAGCCCGATGTCGCGAACTTCGTGCTCAAGCCGCCGCGCAAGGAAGAACAGGACGTGATCGACGCGTCGATCGAGCGCGCGCTGGCGGTGATGCCGACCGTCGTCAAGGGCGAACTCGAACGCGCGATGATGCAGCTGCATCGAAATCCCTGA
- the coaD gene encoding pantetheine-phosphate adenylyltransferase, producing the protein MVVAVYPGTFDPLTRGHEDLVRRASSIFDTLVVGVADSRNKRPFFTLEERLEIANEVLGHYPNVQVMSFKGLLKDFVRINNARVIVRGLRAVSDFEYEFQMAGMNRYLLPDVETMFMTPSDQYQFISGTIVREIAQLGGDVSKFVFPSVEKRLQDKVAANELARAANP; encoded by the coding sequence ATGGTTGTCGCCGTGTATCCGGGTACGTTCGATCCGCTCACGCGCGGTCACGAAGACCTCGTGCGTCGAGCATCGAGCATTTTCGACACGCTGGTGGTGGGCGTGGCGGATAGCCGCAACAAGCGGCCCTTCTTCACGCTCGAAGAGCGCCTCGAGATTGCGAACGAAGTGCTCGGCCACTATCCGAACGTCCAGGTGATGAGCTTCAAGGGGCTATTGAAGGATTTCGTCCGTATCAACAATGCGCGCGTGATCGTGCGCGGGCTGCGCGCCGTATCGGATTTCGAGTACGAGTTTCAGATGGCGGGCATGAATCGCTATCTGCTGCCCGACGTCGAGACGATGTTCATGACGCCGTCGGATCAATACCAGTTCATCTCGGGCACGATTGTCCGCGAGATCGCGCAACTGGGCGGCGATGTGAGCAAGTTCGTGTTTCCGTCGGTGGAAAAGCGGCTGCAGGACAAGGTCGCTGCTAACGAGTTGGCGCGCGCTGCCAATCCGTGA
- a CDS encoding nuclear transport factor 2 family protein, producing MVAKVIEAIRGLERDRFRAMVEGNGQQLDALLSDNVIYVHTNGKRESKQQFIDAITAGRRRYRQIEVQSQDVLPVGRETCVVTGRALIEMEANNGALLFPIAYTAIQAQEDGKWRLIAWQATRCAIE from the coding sequence ATGGTGGCAAAAGTGATCGAGGCGATTCGCGGGCTGGAGCGCGATCGTTTTCGCGCGATGGTGGAAGGAAACGGCCAGCAGCTCGATGCGCTGCTCTCGGACAACGTCATTTACGTCCACACGAACGGCAAGCGCGAGTCGAAGCAGCAGTTCATCGATGCCATCACGGCCGGACGTCGGCGTTATCGCCAGATCGAGGTGCAGTCGCAGGACGTGCTGCCCGTCGGACGCGAGACCTGCGTGGTGACGGGGCGCGCGCTGATCGAGATGGAAGCCAACAACGGCGCGCTGCTCTTTCCGATCGCCTACACGGCGATTCAGGCGCAGGAAGACGGCAAGTGGCGCCTGATCGCGTGGCAGGCGACGCGTTGCGCAATCGAGTGA
- the maiA gene encoding maleylacetoacetate isomerase has protein sequence MKLYSYFRSSASYRVRIALNLKNLPYEYMPVHLLRDGGEQFKPEYRTLNHDAIVPTLVDGDDVITQSLAIIEYLEETHPEPALLPKKPADRAYVRSIVQQLACEIHPLNNLRVLKYLKRTVGVSDEVKDAWYHHWISSGFAALEEYLVADGRAGKLCFGDTPTIADICLVPQVFNASRFNVDLSPYPTVRRICEYANSLDAFARAEPSVQPDAE, from the coding sequence ATGAAGCTGTACAGCTACTTTCGCAGTTCCGCGTCGTATCGCGTGCGCATCGCGCTGAACCTGAAGAACCTGCCGTACGAGTACATGCCCGTGCATCTGCTGCGTGACGGCGGCGAGCAGTTCAAGCCCGAATATCGCACGCTCAATCACGACGCCATCGTGCCGACGCTGGTCGACGGCGATGACGTCATCACGCAGTCGCTTGCGATCATCGAGTATCTGGAGGAGACGCATCCCGAACCCGCGCTTCTGCCGAAGAAGCCCGCCGATCGTGCGTATGTCCGCTCGATCGTCCAGCAGCTCGCGTGCGAGATCCATCCGTTGAACAACCTGCGCGTGCTCAAGTATCTGAAGCGCACCGTCGGCGTCAGCGACGAAGTGAAGGATGCGTGGTATCACCACTGGATCAGTTCGGGTTTTGCCGCGCTCGAAGAATATCTGGTCGCGGACGGACGCGCGGGCAAGCTGTGTTTCGGCGATACACCGACCATCGCCGATATCTGTCTCGTGCCACAGGTGTTCAACGCGAGCCGTTTCAATGTCGATCTGAGTCCGTATCCGACCGTCCGGCGAATTTGCGAATACGCGAACTCGCTCGATGCGTTCGCGCGTGCCGAACCGTCTGTGCAGCCCGACGCGGAGTAA
- a CDS encoding fumarylacetoacetate hydrolase family protein, with the protein MGYVFAPAPVTAVPVVGSDDQFAVRRIYCVGRNYEAHAREMGHDPDREPPFFFAKPADAVLYVAAGATGEFPYPAQSKNVHYEMELVAAIGKAGKNIPAANAFDHVYGYALGLDMTRRDLQAEAKKLGRPWDTAKGFDHSAPLGPIHPVSKVGHIDKGAIFLSVNGEEKQRSDVSQLIWSVAETIEYLSSFFELQPGDLIFTGTPEGVGAIVQGDLMKGGVDGLGEFSVRVV; encoded by the coding sequence ATGGGTTACGTGTTTGCGCCAGCGCCGGTGACGGCTGTGCCAGTCGTCGGATCGGACGATCAATTCGCGGTGCGCCGCATTTACTGCGTCGGCCGCAATTACGAAGCGCATGCGCGCGAAATGGGCCACGATCCCGACCGCGAACCGCCGTTCTTCTTCGCCAAGCCGGCGGACGCCGTGCTGTACGTCGCGGCGGGCGCGACGGGCGAGTTTCCGTATCCGGCGCAGTCGAAGAACGTCCACTATGAGATGGAACTCGTCGCGGCCATCGGCAAGGCCGGCAAGAACATTCCCGCCGCGAACGCGTTCGATCACGTCTACGGCTACGCGCTCGGTCTCGACATGACGCGCCGCGACCTGCAGGCGGAAGCGAAAAAACTGGGCCGTCCCTGGGACACGGCGAAGGGCTTCGATCATTCCGCGCCGCTCGGTCCAATTCATCCTGTTTCGAAGGTCGGTCACATCGACAAGGGCGCGATCTTTCTCAGCGTCAACGGCGAAGAAAAGCAGCGCTCGGATGTGTCGCAGCTGATCTGGTCGGTGGCTGAGACGATCGAGTATCTGTCCAGCTTCTTCGAACTGCAGCCCGGCGACCTGATTTTCACGGGCACGCCCGAAGGCGTCGGCGCGATTGTCCAGGGCGATCTGATGAAGGGTGGCGTGGACGGGCTGGGCGAATTCAGCGTGCGCGTGGTCTGA
- the hisC gene encoding histidinol-phosphate transaminase: MSRYWSDIVDRLTPYVPGEQPALAHPVKLNTNENPYPPSPAVLRAIRDELGEHAESLRRYPDPTARVLRETVAAHHGLKAEQVFAGNGSDEVLALVFQALLKHDKPILFPDITYSFYPTYARLYDVEYRTIPLDDTFQIRADDYMQSNGGIIFPNPNAPTGHALPLSDIERIVALNPDSVVVIDEAYVDFGAQSAISLIGKYPNLLVVHTTSKSRSLAGMRVGFAFGDAALIDALNRVKDSFNSYPLDRLAQAAATAAYKDDVWFRECTKKVIASRERLTAQLTAPGFEVVPSSANFVFARHEGYDAATLAKQLREKEIFVRHFRLPRIDQHLRISIGTDAECDTLLDALKDILGGYVG, translated from the coding sequence TTGAGCCGTTACTGGAGCGACATCGTTGATCGGCTGACGCCGTATGTGCCGGGCGAGCAGCCCGCGCTCGCGCATCCCGTCAAGCTGAACACCAACGAGAACCCGTACCCGCCCTCGCCCGCCGTGCTGCGTGCGATCCGCGACGAACTCGGCGAGCACGCCGAGTCGCTGCGCCGCTATCCCGATCCGACGGCGCGCGTGTTGCGTGAGACCGTCGCGGCGCACCACGGGCTGAAAGCGGAACAGGTGTTTGCGGGCAACGGTTCGGATGAAGTGCTCGCGCTCGTGTTTCAGGCGCTTCTCAAGCACGACAAGCCGATTCTCTTTCCGGACATCACATACAGCTTCTATCCGACGTACGCGCGTCTCTACGACGTCGAGTATCGGACGATTCCGCTCGACGATACGTTCCAGATCCGCGCAGACGACTACATGCAGTCGAATGGCGGCATCATCTTCCCGAATCCGAATGCACCGACGGGTCACGCGCTCCCGCTTTCGGACATCGAACGAATCGTCGCATTGAATCCCGATTCCGTCGTTGTTATCGATGAAGCGTATGTCGACTTCGGCGCGCAATCTGCTATCTCACTGATCGGCAAGTATCCGAATCTCCTCGTTGTGCATACGACGTCGAAGTCGCGTTCGCTCGCCGGCATGCGCGTGGGATTTGCATTCGGCGATGCCGCATTGATCGACGCGTTGAATCGCGTCAAGGACAGCTTCAACTCCTATCCGCTCGACCGTCTCGCGCAAGCGGCTGCGACGGCCGCATACAAGGACGACGTGTGGTTCCGCGAGTGCACGAAAAAGGTCATCGCGAGCCGCGAACGTCTGACGGCGCAATTGACGGCGCCAGGATTCGAAGTCGTGCCGTCGTCGGCGAATTTCGTATTCGCGCGCCACGAAGGTTATGACGCGGCCACGCTCGCCAAGCAACTGAGGGAAAAGGAAATCTTCGTGCGGCACTTCAGGCTGCCGCGCATCGACCAGCATCTGCGTATTTCGATCGGCACGGATGCCGAGTGCGACACGCTGCTGGATGCGTTGAAAGATATTCTTGGCGGGTACGTCGGTTAA
- a CDS encoding acyloxyacyl hydrolase, whose product MEKKNKAWLHAALKCAAAATFLGASGLASADQFGIQVAGGTADHHVRKLDLGFVWDPNLTWWEIGGWHFSLIGEAHAAWWHTDEGNENENIGEFGVTPVIRFIRGSGWFRPFVEAGVGVRVLTHPRLSSTFTMGSAFQFADMAGVGAQFGDHQQYQLGYRFQHVSNGGIKEPNPGINFHQIYVQYNF is encoded by the coding sequence ATGGAAAAAAAGAACAAGGCCTGGCTTCACGCGGCGCTCAAATGTGCCGCTGCGGCGACGTTCCTCGGCGCATCCGGTCTGGCTTCGGCAGACCAGTTCGGCATTCAGGTCGCGGGGGGCACCGCCGACCATCACGTACGCAAGCTCGATCTCGGCTTTGTCTGGGATCCCAATCTGACCTGGTGGGAAATCGGCGGCTGGCACTTCTCGCTGATCGGCGAGGCGCACGCGGCGTGGTGGCATACGGACGAAGGCAACGAAAACGAGAACATCGGCGAATTCGGCGTCACGCCGGTGATCCGCTTCATTCGCGGTTCGGGCTGGTTCCGGCCGTTCGTCGAGGCCGGCGTCGGCGTGCGCGTGCTGACTCACCCGCGCCTTTCTTCGACCTTCACGATGGGCTCCGCGTTCCAGTTCGCCGACATGGCGGGCGTCGGCGCGCAGTTCGGCGATCATCAGCAGTACCAGCTTGGCTACCGCTTTCAGCATGTCTCGAACGGCGGTATCAAAGAGCCGAATCCTGGTATAAATTTCCACCAGATTTACGTGCAGTACAACTTCTGA